One segment of Triticum aestivum cultivar Chinese Spring chromosome 2A, IWGSC CS RefSeq v2.1, whole genome shotgun sequence DNA contains the following:
- the LOC123187587 gene encoding uncharacterized protein, whose protein sequence is MAAVKPSLPPAPAGTVVVVLALVRAVLALTLVLGRVLLVAAEALPYLGFATLWVISAAAAARVVGSRAWDEGSASAVFLQALADGALKASFLVLQALGTVMLCGQFLLYVVAAVSGSGSEFQKRAHGAFNQELIRGVPPRTAVLGTFASTPFILLILAGSLVQCMMSKKIGSVIVDVGIFGSSAIPCFVVIPAVVLSNWREDQMSKKNMTHVADC, encoded by the exons ATGGCCGCCGTGAAGCCCTCGctgccgccggcgccggcggggacCGTCGTCGTGGTGCTCGCGCTCGTGCGCGCCGTCCTCGCCCTGACGCTGGTGCTCGGGCGCGTCCTCCTCGTCGCGGCCGAAGCGCTCCCCTACCTGGGCTTCGCGACTCTGTGGGTCATCTCCGCGGCCGCGGCTGCCAGGGTCGTGGGGAGCCGAGCCTGGGACGAGGGCTCCGCCTCCGCCGTGTTTCTCCAGGCGCTCGCGGACGGGGCTCTCAAGGCCAGCTTCCTTGTCCTGCAAGCGCTTGGCACCGTGATGCTGTGCGGCCAGTTCCTGCTCTACGTGGTTGCAGCTGTATCTGGATCCGGTTCCGAGTTCCAGAAG AGAGCCCATGGAGCTTTCAACCAGGAGTTGATTAGGGGGGTTCCTCCCCGCACCGCAGTCCTTGGAACGTTCGCCTCTACGCCCTTCATCCTGCTAATTTTAGCTGGTTCTCTGGTGCAATGCATGATGTCGAAAAAGATTGGTTCTGTGATTGTGGATGTGGGGATATTTGGCTCCAGTGCCATACCTTGCTTTGTTGTCATTCCAGCTGTAGTACTGAGTAACTGGAGGGAGGACCAGATGTCAAAGAAAAACATGACTCACGTTGCAGACTGTTGA